Proteins encoded in a region of the Streptomyces sp. NBC_01471 genome:
- a CDS encoding ATP-binding protein — protein sequence MRRAPSHRLGARWRRRRPLRTRLALTASAAVALVALGVCAAAFFVQRYEIYHQLDLNLIQSASVTAGGRGGGAPGVVEGQCQFLASPACSQIVPADPAADAGKPYLLPVSGPVREVAAGTRAPYFSNITLQGRPTRMLTTTFGHREAVQVALRSDPVEKSVRRTAQLLAAVGGAGVLIAAALGYWVSRTGLAPVARLTRAAERIAATRDPRHRIELPPGPATREDEVTRLATTFNTMLGELEQSVTAQRRLVADASHELRTPLTALRTNAELLARADRLTDAQRDRASGALTRQIHEVTTLVNDLIELAREEEPVPLVESVRLAPLVEHAVTAARGHWPGLRFTVETVADPVLNGVPARLSRLLANLLSNAAKFSGDAGEVEITLTGTELTVRDHGPGIAPDDLPYVFDRFYRARAARALPGSGLGLAMARQIARAHGAELTAEQAPGGGALFRLRLP from the coding sequence ATGCGCCGGGCGCCGTCCCACCGGCTCGGTGCCCGCTGGCGCCGCCGCCGTCCGCTGCGCACCCGGCTCGCCCTGACCGCGTCGGCGGCCGTGGCCCTGGTCGCGCTCGGGGTGTGCGCCGCGGCCTTCTTCGTCCAGCGGTACGAGATCTACCACCAGCTGGACCTGAATCTGATCCAGTCGGCGTCGGTCACCGCCGGCGGGCGCGGGGGCGGGGCGCCCGGAGTGGTCGAGGGGCAGTGCCAGTTCCTGGCGTCGCCCGCCTGCTCACAGATCGTGCCGGCCGACCCGGCGGCGGACGCCGGCAAGCCGTACCTGCTGCCGGTGTCCGGACCGGTCCGTGAGGTCGCCGCGGGCACGCGCGCCCCGTACTTCAGCAACATCACCCTTCAGGGGCGTCCGACCCGGATGCTCACCACGACCTTCGGCCACCGCGAGGCGGTGCAGGTCGCCCTCCGCTCCGATCCGGTGGAGAAGAGTGTGCGGCGGACGGCCCAGCTGCTCGCGGCGGTCGGCGGCGCCGGGGTGCTGATCGCGGCGGCGCTGGGCTACTGGGTGTCGCGCACCGGTCTGGCGCCCGTCGCCCGGCTCACCCGGGCCGCCGAGCGGATCGCGGCCACCCGGGATCCGCGCCACCGCATCGAGCTGCCGCCGGGACCCGCGACCCGGGAGGACGAGGTCACCCGGCTGGCCACCACGTTCAACACCATGCTGGGCGAGCTGGAGCAGTCCGTCACCGCCCAGCGCCGGCTGGTGGCGGACGCCTCGCACGAGCTGCGCACGCCGCTCACGGCGCTGCGGACCAATGCCGAACTCCTCGCCCGTGCAGACCGGTTGACCGATGCCCAGCGCGACCGGGCGTCCGGGGCCCTCACCCGGCAGATCCACGAGGTGACCACGCTGGTGAACGATCTGATCGAGCTGGCCCGTGAGGAGGAGCCCGTACCGCTGGTGGAGAGCGTCCGGCTGGCCCCGCTGGTCGAGCACGCGGTGACGGCGGCCCGCGGCCACTGGCCGGGACTCCGCTTCACCGTGGAGACGGTGGCCGACCCGGTACTGAACGGCGTACCGGCGCGGCTCTCCAGGCTGCTCGCCAACCTGCTCTCGAACGCGGCGAAGTTCTCCGGCGACGCCGGCGAGGTGGAGATCACCCTCACCGGGACCGAGCTGACCGTGCGCGACCACGGGCCCGGAATCGCGCCCGACGACCTGCCGTACGTCTTCGACCGCTTCTACCGGGCCCGCGCGGCCCGCGCGCTGCCCGGCTCCGGCCTGGGGCTCGCGATGGCCCGCCAGATCGCCCGCGCACACGGGGCCGAGCTCACCGCGGAGCAGGCACCGGGCGGTGGGGCGCTCTTCCGGCTGAGGCTGCCGTGA